In the genome of Fulvivirga maritima, one region contains:
- a CDS encoding PAS domain S-box protein, translating to MLNRLTISKKITALVTTVVIFTVLAISLLSYKLAKDTIRNGYIENLTVIADSKSDKLETYFNHHIANLKLLQDSKTLKEGVKVAQVPSMGMDMDMSGGFDTTPTPPASDEVSDFAEESEFPSEDEGDLSEESANDDFVSMPMTGGFDDLESAPSEAPADDMGMGVEMPPVSTISDEDINSLIGSVKSINNYEDIYIANSSGKVLYSTDLSKTNISDPSLLSETLNGLNFSNIHKDDDSGIDYVYASAPVTLSSGNRALLFLKINMASAYTEINDSTGLGKTGEVILARIDTVSKIINFLNHPRNVSDSSFRTDKEGEVKSAALKNAVRGQNGAGYSLDYRGKETVAAWRFIPNVKWGLVAKIDNEEIFGEIDSFLYTLLGSGLVIVVIATLISLLFSNFLTRPLDALKKTLELVGNGILPEKVEKKSNDELGTMALSLNYLVQTLKRTAHFAQQIGEGNFDANFKPISEEDDLGISLVNMRDNLIEAEKRDKQRNWIVTGVAEIGEILRAHDNLETLGDETIKYIINKISAVQGAFYVINDDEDSPALEMTSSYAYNRKKHLKGTFRFAEGLIGQAAAEKDTILRTEIPADYVTVTSGILGDKRPTCILIVPLITDEKVYGVLEFAGFGKFDQGKVRFVEELSLILARTVFNIKVNERTRKLLQESQTMSAELQEKQEILRQNAEEMQATQEELQNSNNKLEEQIEEVNRTQKRMQLLLENASEVITIYEEDETIRYISPSVEPILGFSQKEMMGISDINKVHPEGVEAFKNMFKELKENPEEQVTIQYEYKTKEGNYIWLESTGTNFMSNPAIHGLIVNSTDITERRRAEQEQRMRSKMQALSENSVDLIARLESDSISYINPVIEDYTGKKPVDYLNHKVNETDLHQQVLESWLKIVEEVNASNSSITTEMDFPSEMGDRVMQVNAIPEYDESEVLESVLVVSHDITDRKIIELEIQNKNKKIADSINYAKRIQNAILPNNSVINKVLPDSFILYKPKDVVSGDFPWYVQVGDDIYMAAVDCTGHGVPGALLSLIGYFLLNDIVRSRKISDPGIILDQLDDGVTTTLRQDQDDSKTKDGMDIALCKINVKKQTVEYAGAHRPLYVMKDGEMQEIKGNKFAIGGGIYKNQTNFTNHKISLSKGDSFFFCSDGFPDQFGGPNNRKFGPKRTREIITEIHDKPMQEAYKIIDKEWEDWKSEEKQTDDVLLIGIKF from the coding sequence ATGCTTAATAGATTAACCATAAGTAAAAAAATAACAGCCCTTGTAACCACAGTGGTAATCTTCACTGTGTTAGCTATAAGCTTGCTCTCGTATAAGCTGGCAAAAGATACTATCCGCAATGGTTATATAGAAAACTTAACTGTTATCGCAGATAGTAAATCAGACAAATTAGAGACTTATTTTAATCATCATATTGCTAACTTAAAACTCCTCCAGGACTCCAAAACACTGAAAGAAGGAGTAAAGGTGGCTCAAGTACCATCCATGGGAATGGATATGGATATGAGCGGTGGATTTGACACCACTCCTACCCCTCCAGCTTCTGATGAGGTAAGTGATTTTGCTGAAGAGAGTGAATTCCCTTCTGAAGACGAAGGTGATCTTTCAGAAGAATCGGCTAATGATGATTTTGTAAGCATGCCTATGACAGGTGGTTTTGACGACCTTGAAAGCGCACCGTCAGAGGCACCAGCAGACGACATGGGAATGGGAGTAGAAATGCCCCCTGTATCTACTATTTCCGATGAAGACATCAACTCTCTTATTGGAAGTGTAAAAAGCATCAATAATTACGAAGACATTTACATTGCTAATTCCAGTGGAAAAGTTTTATACTCTACCGATCTTAGTAAAACTAATATTTCAGATCCAAGTTTGCTAAGTGAAACACTTAACGGACTGAATTTCAGCAATATTCACAAAGATGACGATTCAGGAATTGACTATGTATATGCTAGTGCTCCAGTAACGTTATCATCTGGCAACAGAGCTCTTTTATTCTTAAAAATAAATATGGCCTCTGCTTACACAGAAATTAATGACTCTACTGGCTTAGGAAAAACAGGAGAGGTAATACTTGCTCGAATAGACACCGTCTCTAAAATTATAAATTTCCTTAACCACCCCAGAAATGTAAGCGACAGCTCATTTAGAACTGACAAAGAAGGTGAAGTAAAATCGGCAGCCTTAAAAAATGCTGTTCGAGGGCAAAACGGAGCTGGATATAGTCTGGATTACCGCGGTAAAGAAACAGTAGCAGCATGGAGATTTATTCCAAATGTAAAATGGGGTCTTGTTGCTAAAATTGACAATGAAGAAATTTTCGGTGAAATAGATTCATTCTTATATACACTACTAGGCTCAGGCTTAGTTATAGTTGTTATAGCCACCCTCATATCACTATTGTTCTCTAATTTCTTAACTCGCCCTCTAGATGCATTAAAGAAAACATTAGAGCTGGTAGGTAATGGTATCCTTCCTGAAAAAGTTGAGAAAAAATCTAATGATGAATTGGGCACAATGGCCTTAAGTCTTAATTATTTGGTTCAAACCTTAAAAAGAACAGCTCATTTTGCTCAACAGATTGGAGAAGGAAATTTTGACGCTAATTTTAAGCCTATAAGCGAGGAAGATGATCTTGGTATATCTCTGGTAAACATGAGAGATAACCTAATCGAAGCAGAAAAGCGAGACAAGCAACGTAACTGGATTGTAACTGGTGTAGCTGAAATTGGCGAGATCTTAAGAGCTCATGACAATTTAGAAACCCTTGGTGATGAAACCATCAAATACATCATTAACAAGATAAGTGCTGTACAAGGAGCATTCTATGTCATTAACGATGATGAAGATTCTCCCGCACTTGAAATGACATCAAGCTATGCCTATAACAGGAAAAAGCACCTTAAGGGAACCTTCAGGTTTGCTGAAGGCCTTATAGGACAAGCCGCTGCTGAAAAAGACACTATTTTAAGAACTGAGATACCTGCTGATTATGTAACCGTTACATCAGGTATCTTAGGAGATAAAAGACCTACTTGCATACTCATCGTTCCTTTAATTACAGATGAAAAGGTATATGGAGTGCTAGAATTTGCTGGTTTTGGCAAGTTCGATCAGGGTAAAGTAAGGTTCGTTGAAGAGTTAAGTTTGATTCTTGCGAGAACAGTGTTCAACATTAAAGTAAATGAAAGAACAAGAAAACTGTTGCAAGAGTCTCAAACCATGAGTGCTGAACTCCAAGAGAAGCAAGAAATCTTAAGGCAAAATGCTGAAGAGATGCAAGCGACTCAAGAAGAGCTTCAAAACTCTAACAACAAACTAGAAGAGCAAATAGAAGAAGTAAACCGCACTCAGAAAAGGATGCAGTTACTACTTGAAAATGCCTCTGAGGTGATTACCATCTACGAAGAAGATGAAACTATCAGATATATAAGTCCTTCCGTAGAACCTATTCTAGGATTCTCTCAAAAAGAGATGATGGGTATATCTGACATCAACAAGGTACACCCTGAAGGAGTAGAAGCCTTTAAAAACATGTTCAAGGAGTTGAAAGAAAACCCTGAAGAACAAGTAACTATCCAGTACGAGTACAAAACAAAAGAAGGCAATTACATTTGGTTAGAATCTACAGGTACTAACTTCATGTCTAACCCAGCCATCCATGGTTTAATTGTTAACTCAACTGATATTACGGAAAGAAGAAGAGCTGAGCAAGAGCAAAGAATGAGAAGTAAAATGCAGGCTCTTTCTGAAAACTCAGTAGACCTTATTGCAAGGTTAGAGTCTGACAGCATATCTTACATTAACCCGGTAATTGAAGACTATACTGGTAAGAAGCCGGTTGACTACCTTAACCATAAGGTAAATGAGACTGATCTGCATCAGCAAGTTTTAGAAAGCTGGCTTAAAATAGTTGAAGAGGTTAATGCTTCTAATTCATCGATTACCACCGAAATGGACTTCCCTTCAGAGATGGGAGACCGAGTAATGCAGGTAAATGCTATCCCTGAATATGATGAATCAGAAGTACTAGAATCTGTTCTTGTAGTATCTCATGATATCACCGATAGAAAAATCATAGAACTTGAGATACAGAATAAAAACAAGAAGATTGCAGATAGTATTAATTACGCCAAACGTATTCAAAATGCTATCCTTCCTAACAACTCTGTAATCAACAAGGTATTACCTGACTCCTTTATTTTGTATAAACCAAAAGATGTAGTTAGTGGTGACTTCCCATGGTACGTACAGGTAGGTGATGATATTTATATGGCAGCGGTAGACTGTACCGGTCATGGAGTACCAGGAGCGTTGCTATCATTAATTGGTTACTTCTTGCTTAATGATATCGTAAGAAGTAGAAAAATATCAGATCCAGGAATAATATTGGATCAGTTAGATGATGGTGTAACTACCACGTTAAGACAAGATCAGGACGATTCTAAAACCAAAGATGGTATGGACATCGCTCTTTGTAAGATAAATGTTAAAAAACAGACAGTAGAATACGCAGGAGCTCACAGACCTTTATATGTAATGAAGGATGGAGAAATGCAGGAGATAAAAGGAAATAAATTTGCGATTGGTGGCGGTATCTATAAGAACCAAACAAACTTCACTAATCACAAGATAAGTCTTTCAAAAGGAGATTCCTTCTTCTTCTGTTCTGACGGTTTCCCTGATCAGTTTGGAGGACCTAATAATCGTAAATTCGGTCCTAAACGAACAAGGGAAATTATTACTGAGATACACGATAAACCTATGCAAGAAGCCTATAAAATTATTGATAAAGAATGGGAAGATTGGAAAAGCGAAGAAAAGCAAACCGATGATGTTCTATTAATAGGCATAAAATTCTAG
- a CDS encoding SiaB family protein kinase: MKYIFDLHQTMLDHHLILVYEGEFTQEITKSVLAMAERNMDSSGEESSTKRKVFNVMVECLQNIVKHADEVDHNHAAVFMIGKHENEYIIISGNPIRRENVASLKEKLEHINSLDKDGLKGLYKDIIKSTEISDKGGAGLGFVDMARKSGQKLDFDFLEMEDGNSFFCLKSCIARS; this comes from the coding sequence ATGAAGTATATTTTCGATTTACACCAAACCATGCTAGACCACCATCTAATTTTGGTTTATGAAGGTGAATTCACTCAGGAAATAACCAAATCTGTGCTAGCGATGGCGGAGAGAAACATGGATTCATCTGGGGAAGAGTCTAGTACCAAAAGAAAAGTATTTAATGTTATGGTTGAGTGCCTACAAAATATTGTGAAGCACGCTGACGAAGTAGACCATAATCATGCGGCTGTTTTCATGATTGGAAAGCACGAAAACGAATACATCATAATTTCTGGCAACCCTATTAGGCGTGAAAACGTAGCTTCACTTAAAGAAAAGCTGGAGCACATCAACAGTCTTGATAAAGATGGCCTAAAAGGATTATACAAAGACATTATAAAAAGTACAGAGATATCTGACAAAGGTGGAGCTGGATTAGGATTCGTAGACATGGCTCGTAAGTCAGGTCAAAAGCTGGATTTTGATTTTCTAGAAATGGAAGATGGAAATTCATTCTTCTGTTTAAAATCGTGCATAGCAAGATCTTAA
- a CDS encoding chemotaxis protein CheB, whose amino-acid sequence MSRFDLNNKYKAVVIGGSAGSFQGIVKILSHLPEDFPLPIIMCLHRLKHVRNGFVEALSIKSIMEVTEPFDKENIKRGKVYLAPANYHLSVELGNYFSLSTEEMINNSRPAIDITLGTAAYVYRDKLIGILLSGANRDGAVGMKYIKNRGGLTIVQEPSECMIDTMPTAALNITPIDHILKTDDIVNFFSELNKQYK is encoded by the coding sequence ATGAGTCGCTTTGATTTAAATAATAAATATAAAGCCGTAGTAATTGGTGGATCAGCAGGTAGCTTTCAGGGTATAGTAAAAATACTATCTCACTTACCTGAAGACTTCCCCTTACCCATTATTATGTGCTTACACAGGCTTAAACATGTCAGAAATGGCTTTGTTGAAGCACTGTCCATTAAAAGTATAATGGAAGTTACAGAACCTTTTGATAAAGAAAATATTAAGCGAGGCAAGGTATATCTTGCTCCGGCTAATTATCATTTATCAGTAGAGCTCGGTAACTATTTTAGTCTTTCTACAGAGGAAATGATTAATAATTCCAGACCTGCCATAGATATTACTCTTGGTACAGCTGCCTATGTTTATAGAGACAAACTCATAGGCATTCTACTATCCGGAGCTAATAGAGATGGAGCAGTTGGGATGAAATATATTAAAAACAGGGGGGGACTCACTATAGTACAAGAGCCATCTGAGTGCATGATAGATACCATGCCAACAGCGGCCCTGAACATCACCCCTATAGACCATATATTAAAAACTGATGATATAGTAAATTTTTTTTCAGAGTTAAATAAACAATACAAATAA
- a CDS encoding ATP-binding cassette domain-containing protein: MSEEILKALTQLFAIITKQDGGVTEKERLFVISFFKQELDQDSVKEYLELYDKYSGYSENPEEDEPVKKKKLTSVRDSVKTLGLCKKINKTLTQKQKVVVLIKILELVGADKNFTPQRMEIIDTISNVFNIVKDEYKYIEAFVLQEDIESINFSDILIANKDEDDPEKDYKHIKTEIHGNLIFLKVKSVDMYFTKYIGKDDLVLNGFTMQRNRVYLYSHGSTIKTPQGAALYYSDLIALFNEESNTTKLSFNAQIKEFRFPNGGLGLRDVQIAEGPGKLIGIMGASGAGKTTLLNVLAGIEKPTVGSIEINGYDIFENKDEIHGVIGYVSQDDLLIEELTVYQNLYYNAKLCFANFTEEQLQKRVMDVLESLGLDQRKDLKVGSVLDKTISGGAKKEIEHSS, translated from the coding sequence ATGAGTGAGGAAATACTTAAAGCTCTTACCCAACTATTCGCTATTATCACTAAACAAGATGGAGGTGTAACCGAAAAGGAAAGGCTTTTTGTTATCAGTTTTTTTAAGCAGGAACTAGATCAGGATTCTGTAAAAGAGTACTTAGAATTGTACGATAAATATTCAGGGTACTCAGAAAATCCTGAAGAAGATGAACCTGTAAAAAAGAAGAAACTAACTTCTGTAAGGGATTCAGTAAAAACGCTGGGTCTATGTAAAAAAATAAATAAAACCCTTACTCAAAAACAAAAGGTTGTTGTACTTATTAAAATCCTTGAACTCGTTGGGGCTGATAAAAACTTTACTCCCCAACGAATGGAGATTATTGATACTATCAGTAATGTCTTTAACATAGTTAAAGATGAGTATAAGTACATAGAAGCCTTTGTACTTCAAGAAGATATTGAGAGTATCAATTTTAGTGATATTCTTATTGCTAATAAGGACGAGGACGACCCTGAAAAAGATTATAAGCATATAAAAACAGAGATACATGGAAACCTTATCTTCCTGAAAGTGAAGAGTGTTGACATGTATTTCACCAAATACATAGGTAAAGATGACCTGGTATTGAATGGTTTTACCATGCAGCGTAACAGGGTCTACCTTTATTCTCACGGAAGTACCATAAAAACCCCGCAAGGTGCCGCGTTATACTATAGTGATTTAATCGCTCTATTTAATGAAGAGTCTAACACTACTAAACTTTCCTTTAATGCTCAGATTAAAGAGTTTAGGTTTCCTAATGGCGGTTTAGGCCTAAGAGATGTTCAGATAGCTGAAGGTCCTGGAAAATTAATAGGTATAATGGGTGCCAGTGGAGCGGGAAAAACCACTTTACTCAATGTATTAGCTGGAATCGAAAAGCCGACAGTAGGTAGTATCGAGATCAATGGCTATGACATTTTTGAGAACAAAGATGAAATTCATGGAGTAATTGGTTATGTCTCTCAGGATGACCTCCTTATTGAAGAACTCACCGTTTATCAGAACCTTTATTATAATGCCAAACTCTGCTTTGCCAACTTCACTGAAGAGCAGCTGCAAAAAAGAGTAATGGATGTATTAGAAAGCCTGGGGCTAGATCAAAGAAAGGATCTAAAAGTTGGTAGTGTTCTAGATAAAACCATTAGTGGGGGGGCAAAGAAAGAGATTGAACATAGCTCTTGA
- a CDS encoding DUF1987 domain-containing protein, with product MDILNLEGTEDTPKIILDKGNGIYEISGRSLPEDSAEFYQPVLDWISEYSGSPNPSTEFMFKLEYFNTASSKLILDVLSALEDIDGVTIIWYFHEDDEDMEEAGEEFSELVEIPFEFKTY from the coding sequence ATGGATATACTTAATTTAGAAGGCACAGAAGATACCCCTAAAATAATATTGGATAAAGGAAATGGCATTTACGAAATTTCAGGACGTTCTCTTCCTGAAGATTCAGCCGAATTTTATCAACCTGTTTTGGATTGGATCAGCGAATATTCTGGATCTCCTAATCCATCAACAGAATTCATGTTTAAACTTGAATATTTCAATACCGCTTCTTCAAAGCTTATATTAGACGTACTGTCTGCTCTTGAAGATATTGACGGTGTTACTATTATTTGGTATTTTCATGAAGATGATGAAGATATGGAAGAAGCTGGTGAAGAATTCTCTGAACTAGTTGAGATTCCTTTCGAATTCAAAACTTATTAA
- a CDS encoding ABC transporter permease — MNIALELIREPGILFVDEPTSGLSSRDSENVIDLLKELSLKGKLIFVVIHQPSSDIYKMFDKMYIMDTGGYPVFYGNPVEAVSYFKKATNQVDSQRGQCEVCGNVNPEQIFNIIEAKVVDEYGQLTNKRKVNPKQWNDSFKENFNIQKVEEVKEEPPHSLDIPNKLKQAFIFTKRDLLSKLSNKQYLLINLLEAPLLAIILAFIIRYKSSPRGDEYIFRFNENIPAFMLMSIVVALFMGLTVSAEEIIRDRKILKRESFLNLSWNSYLVSKLTILFAFSALQTLSYVIVGHLILEIKAMTIPFWFVLFTCSCMANVIGLNISSAFNSAVTVYVMIPLLLIPQMILSGLLFNFDKLNNLISTKGKVPVVADLMASRWAYEAMAVYQFKNNPYEAPYYEFEKFESQADFKAAYLVEKLKEYQSFVHDNYTSDNDSIINIVKKDFHILREEINGDPYKDGLKNINVEKDLSIDGYNDQVNTALQAYLANYKTYYQDIFNRIVAQREKLMFSLEQQEDYDLNEYKDKYFNESLADLVTNINVKERIMEHEGKLLQRINPVYNEPDIPTNPLNYRTHFFAPTKNIFGLEIDTFYFNILVIWLMTLILYIMLYFEVLRKGLEAFGKIDFSFKKKD, encoded by the coding sequence TTGAACATAGCTCTTGAACTAATTAGAGAGCCGGGTATTCTTTTTGTAGATGAACCCACATCAGGACTTTCTTCAAGAGATTCAGAAAATGTAATTGACCTTTTAAAAGAACTCTCTTTAAAAGGCAAGTTGATATTTGTAGTAATACACCAGCCATCATCAGACATCTATAAAATGTTTGATAAGATGTACATTATGGATACTGGCGGCTATCCTGTATTCTATGGCAACCCTGTAGAAGCTGTGAGCTACTTTAAAAAAGCCACCAACCAGGTTGATAGCCAAAGAGGTCAATGTGAAGTCTGCGGTAACGTAAACCCTGAGCAAATATTTAACATAATTGAAGCTAAAGTAGTAGATGAATATGGGCAACTTACGAATAAGCGTAAGGTGAACCCTAAGCAATGGAACGATAGCTTCAAAGAAAACTTTAATATCCAAAAAGTAGAGGAAGTCAAAGAAGAACCACCTCACTCTTTAGATATCCCTAATAAGCTTAAGCAGGCATTTATCTTCACCAAGAGAGACTTGCTTAGCAAATTAAGCAATAAGCAATACTTGCTTATTAACTTATTAGAAGCTCCCTTATTGGCTATAATACTCGCCTTTATTATTAGATATAAGAGTTCCCCAAGAGGGGATGAGTATATCTTCAGGTTTAATGAAAATATACCTGCATTTATGCTTATGAGTATAGTAGTAGCCCTGTTTATGGGGCTCACCGTAAGTGCTGAAGAAATTATAAGAGACAGGAAAATACTCAAAAGAGAGTCTTTCTTAAACTTGAGTTGGAATAGTTATTTAGTATCAAAATTAACTATTCTATTTGCGTTTTCAGCACTACAGACCCTCTCCTACGTTATTGTAGGTCATTTAATACTAGAGATTAAGGCCATGACCATACCATTTTGGTTTGTACTGTTTACATGCTCATGCATGGCTAACGTAATAGGTCTTAACATCTCCAGCGCCTTTAATTCTGCTGTTACGGTATATGTAATGATCCCATTACTGCTTATACCTCAAATGATTCTAAGTGGCCTGTTATTCAACTTCGATAAACTAAATAACCTTATTAGTACTAAAGGAAAGGTACCTGTAGTAGCAGACCTTATGGCCTCTCGTTGGGCATATGAAGCCATGGCGGTCTATCAGTTTAAGAATAACCCGTATGAGGCACCATATTATGAATTCGAAAAATTCGAATCTCAAGCAGACTTTAAAGCAGCCTATTTAGTAGAGAAACTAAAGGAATATCAGTCATTTGTTCATGACAATTATACTTCTGACAATGACTCTATCATCAATATTGTAAAAAAAGATTTCCATATCTTAAGAGAAGAGATAAATGGAGATCCTTATAAAGATGGGCTTAAAAACATAAACGTAGAAAAAGATCTTTCCATAGATGGTTATAATGATCAGGTAAACACTGCCCTTCAGGCTTACCTGGCCAATTACAAAACTTACTATCAAGACATTTTTAACAGAATAGTTGCTCAAAGAGAAAAATTAATGTTTTCTCTAGAACAGCAGGAAGACTATGACCTAAACGAATATAAAGACAAATACTTTAATGAAAGTTTAGCAGACTTAGTTACTAATATTAATGTTAAAGAAAGGATTATGGAGCATGAAGGCAAGTTATTACAACGAATTAACCCTGTATATAACGAGCCAGACATTCCTACAAATCCACTTAACTACAGAACTCACTTCTTTGCTCCTACCAAAAATATTTTCGGTTTAGAGATAGATACGTTCTACTTTAATATTTTAGTGATTTGGTTAATGACCTTAATTCTTTATATTATGCTTTATTTTGAAGTGTTACGCAAAGGTCTTGAGGCGTTTGGTAAAATCGACTTTTCTTTTAAAAAGAAAGACTGA
- a CDS encoding GAF domain-containing protein: MKVKFRKLNIALIALYVAGIILTTYVLFHLQDDLITDGALDLSKLSTSQPIFLKLYAVAGITLLVGLGSLVLALSSSNQEVIYVDRKKDSKSDNNSDNNDYSDDDSHSLDLNTIKTILAQETDEGRLAKELLVEVCKQMDAGLGAVYKATEIDGSRKLSLKASYALPMAESKSLDFEFGEGLIGQVATEQKTILIDDIPEGYIKIMSGLGSASPTHLLITPIIHKDKLYGVAEIASFTSLGKTEERMVNETFRQFTQALDVLESESKKTYQLKTSGSKSDSSKGNTQE, from the coding sequence ATGAAGGTAAAATTCAGGAAATTGAACATTGCTCTGATTGCTTTATATGTAGCTGGTATTATACTTACCACATATGTTCTTTTTCATTTACAAGATGACCTCATCACTGATGGAGCCCTTGACCTATCAAAACTATCAACGTCCCAACCTATTTTTTTAAAATTATATGCAGTGGCAGGAATAACACTGCTCGTTGGCTTAGGAAGTTTAGTCTTGGCCCTTTCAAGTTCTAATCAAGAGGTGATTTACGTAGATAGAAAGAAAGACAGTAAATCAGACAACAATAGCGATAATAACGATTACAGTGATGATGACAGTCATTCACTGGATCTAAACACAATAAAAACCATACTTGCACAAGAAACTGATGAAGGCAGATTAGCTAAAGAACTTCTTGTAGAAGTATGTAAACAAATGGATGCCGGTTTGGGTGCTGTTTATAAAGCTACAGAGATCGATGGAAGCCGAAAACTATCATTAAAAGCTTCATATGCCTTACCTATGGCTGAATCAAAATCTTTAGACTTTGAATTTGGAGAAGGACTCATCGGGCAAGTAGCCACCGAGCAGAAAACCATTTTGATAGATGACATCCCTGAAGGATATATCAAAATTATGTCTGGGTTAGGATCAGCATCTCCTACTCACTTACTGATAACTCCTATCATACATAAAGATAAATTATACGGTGTTGCCGAAATAGCTTCCTTTACAAGCTTGGGCAAAACAGAGGAAAGAATGGTTAATGAAACTTTTAGGCAGTTCACTCAGGCATTAGATGTACTGGAAAGTGAATCTAAGAAAACATACCAACTAAAAACCTCAGGTTCAAAATCAGATTCAAGTAAAGGAAATACTCAGGAATAA